A window of the Schlesneria paludicola DSM 18645 genome harbors these coding sequences:
- a CDS encoding serine/threonine protein kinase, with product MTIPTKIGKYTIDSQLASSAVGMHRYSAVDRSVMHEVELWVFSDRSATFREELLNWARRFATTAHLHLIPVIDVIPTEDGHYCMVTHSVPGANLFETCGGSGLPIDECVRIVAATASALDHVHAKGITHGSICPFCILSEHERPNVYLTDFSIVPLDRGVPAYASPQRLKLETGPDTTSDIYSLGMCFHHALTGKQPFEGSSLEVLEQAASGSPVSPRRQNPSIPLELERICLKAIAINPQGRYATAGEMVADLRKWKSSKA from the coding sequence ATGACGATTCCAACGAAGATCGGCAAATACACGATCGATTCGCAGCTAGCAAGCTCCGCGGTGGGTATGCACCGATACTCGGCCGTCGATCGTTCAGTAATGCACGAAGTTGAGCTTTGGGTGTTTTCCGATCGTTCGGCGACCTTTCGCGAGGAGTTGCTGAATTGGGCGCGTAGGTTCGCAACAACTGCCCACCTTCATCTGATTCCGGTCATTGACGTCATTCCGACAGAGGACGGGCACTATTGCATGGTTACACATTCGGTCCCCGGGGCAAACTTGTTTGAAACGTGTGGCGGTTCGGGATTACCAATCGATGAATGTGTTCGCATTGTTGCGGCAACTGCGAGCGCTCTGGACCACGTGCACGCCAAAGGAATTACACATGGCTCCATTTGTCCATTCTGTATTCTGAGCGAACATGAACGACCTAATGTGTATCTCACGGACTTCAGCATCGTGCCCCTCGATCGCGGTGTACCGGCCTATGCCAGCCCTCAAAGGCTAAAACTCGAGACGGGCCCCGATACTACAAGCGACATCTACTCGCTTGGCATGTGCTTTCACCACGCCCTTACGGGCAAGCAACCGTTTGAAGGTTCGTCGCTTGAAGTCTTGGAACAGGCCGCATCCGGCAGCCCCGTATCGCCTCGGCGCCAGAATCCGTCGATTCCCCTGGAGCTTGAGCGAATATGCCTGAAAGCCATCGCAATCAATCCACAGGGCAGGTACGCGACAGCCGGAGAAATGGTAGCGGACTTAAGAAAGTGGAAATCCAGCAAAGCTTGA
- a CDS encoding MBL fold metallo-hydrolase, translating to MPKKKSVVAKPSDPKASAAAKKSAKKLKKGTNPNQMSLPRVKVQMFRQGLGDSFLITLDDQGANERRLLIDCGTLGNKVSEVNTGSIAKYLETLIAGGKAIDVLIATHEHQDHVSGFRKDLQSVLTGNVGQVWLAWTENPSDSDAKRFAKYKGDLATALHSVAQAAPNAPFTNDLESLLEFSGSPLLGAAFANTVNDAMEFVRTGTGGKTHYRNPGDLIDDETLPGFRVYVLGPPRSEQSLKDVGSHASDELYGLAASLARTALIHTSIMNSSLSDPGLPFDERHNHVGDDLLANMYPTYTSPDAGWRRIDYDWLNGASELALQLDNLTNNTSLAIAIERIADGKVLLFPADAQEGNWLSWHAPEIKWNIEDDSGNKREVTAADLLARTVFYKVGHHGSHNATAKGKGLELMSRNDELVAFIPVDRAMALTRSPKDSWQMPARPLYKELLKRCQGRVMRADLGWAAPAKPGDDVELMFLNMEDEEQWKEWAANQQQASHVSDSNPLFVEYLLT from the coding sequence ATGCCCAAGAAAAAATCTGTCGTTGCAAAGCCATCTGATCCCAAGGCTTCAGCCGCTGCTAAGAAGTCCGCCAAGAAACTGAAGAAGGGGACAAACCCAAACCAAATGTCGCTGCCCAGAGTCAAGGTGCAAATGTTCAGGCAGGGCCTAGGAGACTCGTTTTTGATCACTCTTGATGATCAAGGGGCAAATGAGCGGAGACTCTTAATTGACTGTGGGACACTTGGAAACAAAGTGTCGGAAGTCAACACAGGCTCGATTGCCAAATACTTGGAAACGTTAATCGCTGGTGGAAAAGCGATCGACGTGCTTATTGCCACGCACGAGCACCAAGATCACGTGTCTGGATTTCGCAAGGACCTGCAAAGTGTTCTGACCGGCAACGTGGGGCAGGTATGGCTTGCCTGGACGGAGAATCCATCTGACAGTGATGCGAAACGTTTTGCTAAGTACAAGGGGGACTTGGCAACCGCCTTGCATAGCGTCGCTCAGGCCGCGCCGAACGCACCGTTTACGAATGATCTTGAAAGCTTATTGGAATTTTCCGGATCTCCGCTGCTTGGTGCCGCATTTGCCAACACCGTCAATGATGCAATGGAATTTGTCCGAACGGGTACGGGTGGCAAGACACACTACCGAAATCCTGGGGACCTTATCGACGACGAGACGTTGCCGGGATTCCGCGTCTACGTATTGGGGCCACCTCGCAGTGAGCAATCACTAAAAGATGTCGGCTCGCACGCAAGCGATGAGCTCTACGGACTGGCAGCGTCGTTGGCTCGTACAGCCCTCATACACACTTCTATTATGAATAGCTCCTTGAGCGATCCGGGATTACCATTCGATGAACGCCACAATCATGTCGGCGACGACCTGCTCGCCAACATGTACCCCACATACACGTCCCCAGACGCTGGTTGGCGACGAATAGACTATGACTGGCTGAATGGCGCATCTGAACTAGCGCTTCAACTCGACAATCTCACAAACAACACCAGCTTGGCAATTGCAATCGAACGCATTGCCGACGGCAAAGTCTTACTTTTTCCAGCAGATGCTCAGGAAGGGAACTGGCTCTCGTGGCATGCGCCTGAAATAAAGTGGAACATCGAAGACGACTCCGGCAATAAGCGTGAAGTGACTGCAGCTGACCTCCTCGCCAGAACGGTGTTCTACAAAGTTGGACATCACGGTAGTCACAATGCTACTGCGAAGGGAAAAGGCTTGGAGTTGATGTCACGCAATGATGAGTTGGTCGCCTTCATTCCGGTGGACCGAGCAATGGCCCTTACACGCAGTCCGAAGGACTCTTGGCAAATGCCAGCACGGCCACTCTACAAAGAACTATTGAAGCGATGTCAGGGGCGGGTCATGCGAGCTGATTTGGGATGGGCCGCGCCGGCGAAACCTGGAGATGACGTCGAGCTCATGTTCTTGAATATGGAAGACGAGGAACAGTGGAAAGAATGGGCAGCAAATCAGCAACAGGCTTCACATGTCAGCGACTCCAATCCACTTTTCGTTGAGTACCTTCTCACATGA
- a CDS encoding S8 family serine peptidase: MPDSDVSLLMRFPKTSTTGFAVASGSQLAAMGITLEPLFETQGPSISAKALGASPTAVHEWYVARPIGTAGRNPWDVAHEVMSRAAGTNLALGSAPDIIEPDLLQQWGWEVPKHDVGLAAVAQSCDFVDQDPNLPFQPGHFAWHLEEAFSQLKKARERAGTAPGNRTIRIAHLDTGYDASHSAIASTKLNRDLQRNFIDSDRPNDARDLGVSGVLKNPGHGLATLTLLAGGGFKFNQSGYSFDGVLGGAPNADIVPIRVGNSVVQLTTSAVAKGISYAVDLCQTDSTRVHVISMSMGGVASAAWADAVNKAYEAGIIFVAAAGNNYSAGAFGFPTHQIVYPARFRRVLAACGVMADRTPYYGLKLGTMQGNWGPEGAMATALSAFTPNTSWAKWGCANTVLMSGAGTSSATPQIAAAAALYLQQYANDLFDSSKYPEAWMRVEAVRQALFRSADTSADGGRRDKLGNGILRANDALSIAPPAASALHKTATDFAGFPFLNVLSSTALGPSQQDGMLRLEATQLLHQWGTPELPNPLEQAVNDPDRRASDVPESERKAFLEAIAQHPRASQKLQERAKQVLSGMGSTVSQKPSSPTDGGQTFPKPISEDRGEKFLPPKPTCRKLRGYAVDPSLCSRLETANIAQITFEVPWEKLRPGPVGEYLEVIDIDPASRTFYEPVNLESPVILAQDGLPPSEGVPQFHQQMVYAVSSLTIRNFETALGRKALWRPGPPPPGANAKDDSNFIGQLRIYPHALREANAYYSPNKIALLFGYFDSVNVDETNSNEASMLPGGRIFTCLSHDIVAHETTHALLDGMHRRFLLPSNLDVLAFHEGFADCVAMLQHFTFPDLVADQIRVTRGAIDFEKNILTQLAIQFGFATGQRSALRDATGNTENGKWLLKKPSPTDYQTEKEPHGRGRILVSAVFDAFLSIYRRRTSDLLRLATGGSGVLQEGAIHPDLVRRLAEEASKAAQHVLTMCIRALDYCPPTDITFGEYLRAIITADSDVVDDDRFNYRISFVEAFQRRGIFPPDVRTLSVGSLKWRSIEEETLQPSEWLKDRVRDLRRVSMKTLYACSRKEIFTIERTMRMDIHRTLETHFHNSDGIGLSDAQLLGIDPEKSFEVHTARIAFRPRPDGGISPQVLIGLIQSTKKPVDPSDPFGPDMNFEGGCSLVADLYAGELKYCIRKRLNGATRLADQQSLASREFSLLRSTYFGKRALSQSNGENEPFALVHRNQ; the protein is encoded by the coding sequence ATGCCAGACTCAGATGTATCGCTTCTAATGCGGTTCCCAAAAACGAGCACGACTGGGTTCGCTGTCGCATCCGGTAGCCAACTTGCTGCAATGGGAATCACACTTGAGCCACTCTTCGAAACTCAAGGTCCATCAATTTCAGCAAAAGCGTTGGGAGCGTCTCCGACGGCGGTGCACGAGTGGTATGTGGCTCGCCCCATTGGTACTGCTGGCAGAAACCCATGGGATGTCGCTCATGAAGTTATGAGTCGTGCCGCAGGTACAAACCTGGCATTGGGAAGCGCTCCAGACATCATTGAGCCTGATCTTTTGCAGCAGTGGGGCTGGGAGGTGCCTAAGCATGATGTTGGGTTAGCGGCTGTGGCGCAATCCTGCGATTTCGTCGACCAAGATCCAAATCTTCCATTTCAACCAGGGCATTTTGCTTGGCATTTGGAAGAGGCGTTCTCTCAACTGAAGAAGGCTCGCGAAAGAGCCGGCACTGCTCCTGGAAATCGAACAATCAGAATTGCTCATCTAGACACCGGCTATGACGCAAGCCATTCAGCGATAGCATCAACAAAGCTGAACCGGGACCTTCAACGCAACTTTATTGACAGTGACCGTCCAAACGATGCGCGCGATCTCGGAGTATCCGGCGTCCTGAAGAATCCCGGTCATGGTCTGGCAACTTTGACACTGCTCGCTGGTGGTGGCTTCAAGTTCAACCAGTCTGGGTACTCATTCGACGGAGTACTTGGTGGTGCACCGAACGCCGACATCGTGCCAATTCGAGTTGGCAATTCAGTTGTACAACTCACAACGAGCGCCGTAGCGAAAGGAATCAGCTATGCGGTTGACCTCTGTCAAACCGATTCGACGCGAGTTCACGTGATATCAATGAGTATGGGGGGAGTGGCGTCGGCCGCATGGGCTGATGCAGTGAACAAAGCCTACGAAGCCGGGATTATTTTCGTCGCTGCCGCGGGGAATAACTATTCAGCCGGCGCGTTTGGCTTTCCTACTCATCAAATTGTATATCCAGCACGGTTTCGTCGTGTGCTAGCAGCGTGCGGCGTGATGGCAGATCGTACCCCTTATTACGGTCTCAAATTAGGAACGATGCAAGGGAATTGGGGACCAGAAGGTGCGATGGCGACAGCGTTGTCGGCTTTCACACCAAACACATCATGGGCTAAATGGGGCTGTGCAAACACAGTTTTAATGAGTGGCGCAGGCACTTCGTCTGCAACGCCGCAAATCGCAGCTGCAGCTGCGTTGTACCTCCAACAATACGCGAATGACTTGTTTGATTCATCGAAGTATCCAGAGGCATGGATGCGAGTCGAAGCGGTCAGGCAAGCATTGTTCCGGTCAGCTGATACAAGCGCCGATGGCGGCCGCCGTGATAAATTAGGAAACGGGATTCTCCGCGCAAATGACGCTCTCTCCATTGCACCCCCCGCAGCTTCGGCGCTTCATAAAACCGCGACAGATTTCGCAGGGTTTCCGTTCCTGAATGTCCTCTCGTCAACGGCACTGGGACCGTCACAACAGGACGGAATGCTTCGACTCGAGGCAACTCAGTTACTTCATCAATGGGGCACTCCTGAATTACCTAATCCGTTAGAGCAAGCGGTAAACGATCCCGATCGCCGGGCATCAGACGTTCCTGAGAGCGAGAGGAAGGCCTTTCTTGAGGCCATTGCACAACACCCACGGGCATCTCAAAAACTTCAGGAAAGGGCGAAACAAGTTTTATCCGGCATGGGGAGCACCGTCTCGCAAAAGCCCTCATCACCCACGGATGGTGGGCAGACCTTCCCCAAACCAATTTCTGAAGACAGGGGTGAGAAGTTTCTCCCGCCTAAACCGACATGCAGGAAGCTACGCGGTTACGCGGTCGATCCTAGCCTGTGTTCGAGATTGGAGACTGCGAATATCGCACAAATTACATTCGAAGTCCCTTGGGAAAAGCTTCGTCCAGGTCCAGTAGGTGAATACCTCGAAGTAATCGACATTGATCCGGCAAGTCGTACGTTTTACGAGCCGGTGAACTTGGAGAGCCCCGTTATTTTGGCTCAAGACGGCCTGCCTCCCTCAGAAGGCGTCCCGCAATTCCATCAACAGATGGTCTACGCAGTATCTAGCTTAACAATCAGGAACTTCGAAACTGCCTTGGGACGTAAGGCTCTTTGGCGCCCTGGCCCGCCGCCACCGGGTGCCAATGCAAAGGACGATTCGAATTTCATAGGTCAGCTGCGGATTTATCCGCATGCATTGCGCGAGGCGAATGCCTACTACTCTCCGAACAAGATTGCACTGCTATTCGGCTACTTTGACTCGGTGAACGTCGACGAGACGAATTCAAACGAAGCATCGATGCTTCCGGGTGGCAGAATTTTCACTTGCCTGTCGCACGACATCGTTGCGCATGAGACTACTCACGCACTTCTCGACGGAATGCATCGTCGATTTCTGCTGCCATCAAACCTTGATGTCCTTGCCTTCCACGAAGGATTTGCAGATTGCGTCGCAATGTTACAGCACTTCACATTCCCCGATCTGGTTGCAGATCAGATTCGTGTGACTCGTGGAGCGATCGACTTCGAAAAGAACATCCTAACACAACTTGCCATTCAGTTCGGCTTCGCCACAGGACAACGTTCCGCTCTTCGCGACGCAACTGGGAATACAGAAAACGGCAAATGGCTGCTTAAGAAACCGAGTCCTACTGACTATCAAACGGAGAAAGAACCTCATGGTCGAGGAAGGATACTAGTCTCGGCCGTGTTTGACGCCTTTCTCTCAATCTACAGGCGTCGTACCAGCGATCTGTTGCGCTTAGCCACGGGCGGTAGCGGAGTGTTGCAGGAAGGTGCTATTCACCCGGATTTAGTACGACGTCTTGCAGAAGAAGCCTCAAAGGCGGCTCAGCACGTACTGACGATGTGTATCAGGGCGCTGGACTATTGTCCCCCAACTGACATCACGTTCGGTGAATACCTGCGGGCAATTATCACAGCGGACTCTGATGTCGTCGATGACGATCGCTTTAACTACCGAATTTCCTTTGTTGAGGCTTTCCAGAGAAGGGGCATTTTTCCCCCCGATGTGAGAACGCTTAGCGTAGGCAGCCTAAAATGGCGTTCAATCGAAGAGGAAACGCTACAGCCGTCTGAATGGCTCAAAGATCGCGTCAGAGATCTACGACGTGTCAGCATGAAAACACTGTATGCATGCTCACGCAAGGAGATCTTCACAATCGAACGGACGATGCGAATGGACATCCATCGGACGCTTGAAACGCATTTTCATAACTCCGACGGTATTGGCCTATCTGACGCGCAATTGCTTGGTATTGATCCTGAAAAATCATTCGAGGTCCATACGGCGCGTATCGCGTTTCGACCGCGCCCTGATGGAGGCATTAGTCCGCAGGTTCTGATTGGCTTAATCCAATCAACGAAGAAGCCAGTGGACCCAAGCGATCCGTTTGGGCCTGATATGAACTTTGAGGGCGGGTGCTCACTTGTCGCGGATCTCTACGCTGGCGAGCTGAAGTATTGCATCCGTAAGCGACTAAATGGCGCGACCCGGCTAGCTGATCAACAATCGTTGGCGAGCCGAGAGTTTTCGCTTCTTCGTTCGACTTACTTTGGCAAACGTGCCCTCAGTCAATCCAATGGAGAAAACGAACCATTCGCCCTAGTTCATCGAAACCAATAA
- a CDS encoding S1/P1 nuclease — protein sequence MRQIFACITIFVSASSAFAWHDGGHKTVAAIAFRQLSPVEKTAVFELLKKHPRFPEEFAAKTPSSLTDDAKIEWAFQQAAVFPDIARGYQGNLKTTFHRPLWHFINFPEFLSSDDRQALHPEASLNLSTSTPSQLADDSNVIQVIRSARSTIADTSKGESERALMLSWLFHTIGDVHQPLHSTAFFSRGLFPTGDRGGNRVSTIQKDNLHSVWDDFPGGRLSFRTVQQQAISLLAIPELQALGTQATVDLDEMKWVEESKALAMGLVYDDELLATLRIMEAAHTDIEHQPIHLSEDYLRAGDAACDKRVVQAGFRLGAILKGLVAAAH from the coding sequence GTGCGTCAGATCTTCGCCTGCATCACGATTTTCGTCAGTGCGTCGAGCGCTTTTGCTTGGCACGACGGTGGGCATAAAACTGTCGCGGCGATTGCCTTTCGCCAGTTGAGCCCAGTCGAGAAGACGGCGGTGTTCGAACTCCTAAAAAAGCACCCACGGTTCCCGGAAGAGTTCGCCGCGAAAACGCCGAGCAGTCTGACCGATGATGCCAAGATCGAATGGGCCTTTCAGCAAGCCGCCGTATTTCCGGATATCGCGAGGGGGTATCAAGGCAACTTGAAAACGACGTTCCATAGGCCACTTTGGCACTTTATCAACTTCCCGGAGTTCCTTTCCTCGGATGATCGGCAAGCACTCCATCCGGAAGCAAGTCTCAATCTCTCGACATCGACTCCGTCTCAGCTTGCAGATGACTCAAACGTGATCCAAGTAATTCGCTCCGCCAGAAGCACAATTGCTGATACCTCAAAGGGCGAGTCGGAAAGAGCCCTGATGCTCTCTTGGCTTTTTCACACCATCGGCGATGTTCATCAGCCCCTGCACTCTACTGCCTTCTTCTCGCGTGGACTCTTCCCAACCGGCGATCGAGGAGGAAACCGCGTCAGCACGATTCAGAAAGACAATCTTCACTCCGTATGGGACGACTTCCCAGGAGGACGGCTTTCGTTTCGAACAGTCCAGCAGCAAGCGATTTCGTTGCTTGCGATACCTGAGCTTCAAGCGTTAGGCACTCAAGCAACTGTAGATCTGGACGAAATGAAGTGGGTTGAGGAAAGCAAAGCCCTCGCAATGGGTCTCGTCTACGACGATGAGCTACTGGCAACTCTCCGGATCATGGAGGCTGCCCACACGGATATCGAGCATCAGCCGATTCATCTTAGCGAGGACTATCTGCGAGCTGGCGATGCGGCCTGCGACAAACGAGTTGTTCAGGCGGGCTTTCGATTGGGAGCAATCCTGAAAGGGTTGGTAGCAGCAGCACATTGA
- a CDS encoding thermonuclease family protein has translation MRRTLNVCCCIFAMAGATVREAPASEVIAKIVVAIDGDTVVAKTSSSTITVRLEGIDAPEKGQPSGPESREALRSLLVNKQVVLKTSGTDKYGRTLATILLDGNNINLKMVSDGLAWHYKQYSKDEDLAKAEAEARTGEKGLWVEKNPTAPWDFRHPPAKPAIAPPEKTVAVPVVTPPATANSLVTVPKAEPIVKASASATNSKSGSFKESEAEKAYEKANGVEVVHRKDGSTYERRQAGSSSPAEKAKPSSSSAPTSSKGKSSYKESAAEKAYEKATGKEVVHKKDGTTYERKARSKK, from the coding sequence ATGCGACGAACACTCAATGTCTGTTGCTGCATTTTTGCAATGGCCGGCGCCACCGTCAGGGAGGCTCCAGCGTCGGAGGTGATCGCGAAAATCGTGGTCGCAATCGATGGCGATACTGTCGTCGCGAAGACGAGTTCGTCGACGATCACTGTGCGGCTGGAAGGCATCGATGCTCCTGAAAAGGGGCAGCCGAGCGGACCCGAATCGCGGGAAGCACTGCGGTCTCTCTTGGTCAATAAGCAGGTCGTGCTAAAGACCTCGGGAACCGATAAGTATGGCCGGACTCTCGCGACGATTTTGCTCGACGGGAACAACATCAATTTGAAGATGGTCTCCGACGGTCTCGCCTGGCACTACAAGCAGTACAGCAAAGACGAAGATCTGGCAAAGGCCGAAGCCGAAGCAAGGACCGGCGAGAAGGGGCTCTGGGTAGAAAAGAACCCAACAGCACCTTGGGATTTTCGCCATCCGCCTGCCAAACCTGCGATAGCTCCTCCAGAGAAGACCGTTGCGGTGCCTGTCGTTACGCCCCCTGCCACAGCGAATAGTTTGGTGACAGTCCCCAAGGCTGAACCCATCGTGAAGGCCAGCGCCTCCGCTACGAATAGCAAAAGCGGATCGTTCAAGGAAAGCGAAGCCGAAAAGGCGTACGAGAAAGCCAACGGTGTTGAAGTGGTCCATCGCAAGGATGGAAGCACCTACGAACGACGACAAGCCGGATCGTCCTCACCTGCAGAGAAGGCAAAGCCGTCGAGCTCGTCAGCACCAACTAGCAGCAAGGGAAAGAGCTCATACAAGGAAAGTGCCGCAGAGAAAGCATACGAGAAGGCAACCGGGAAAGAGGTTGTCCACAAGAAAGACGGCACGACGTACGAGCGGAAGGCACGTTCGAAAAAGTGA
- a CDS encoding magnesium chelatase subunit ChlI family protein: MARSSARDTQNKRYFGLEVPFNAAMPGGRVRDFCEFSERRMEFFKHTIEESSLSTRSMDRLAKVARTVAMNQKLFDQKDVIQGVESPMVGMKVMKYGINSRLTHGMVDGIGGSFELDYSDYGDQKRWIDGIRIVVDPDLPESEISLSGDSGSVWINRATSKAVALHFAGEDGLGPTAEYALAQSMPRVFSLLGVGII; the protein is encoded by the coding sequence TTGGCTCGATCTTCCGCTCGCGACACGCAGAACAAACGGTACTTCGGTCTTGAAGTCCCGTTCAATGCGGCCATGCCAGGAGGCCGAGTGCGGGACTTCTGCGAATTCAGCGAACGAAGAATGGAGTTCTTCAAGCACACGATCGAAGAAAGCAGCCTTTCAACCCGATCTATGGACAGGCTCGCGAAGGTGGCGAGAACCGTGGCGATGAACCAGAAGCTGTTTGATCAAAAGGACGTTATTCAAGGCGTCGAGTCCCCCATGGTGGGGATGAAGGTCATGAAATACGGCATCAATTCACGTCTGACTCACGGTATGGTAGATGGGATCGGAGGCAGTTTCGAGCTTGACTATTCAGATTACGGTGACCAGAAGCGCTGGATTGATGGAATTCGGATTGTCGTCGATCCCGATTTGCCCGAATCCGAAATCAGCCTTTCCGGAGATTCAGGATCGGTCTGGATCAACCGCGCTACGAGCAAAGCCGTCGCACTCCACTTCGCCGGTGAAGATGGCTTGGGACCGACCGCTGAGTACGCCTTGGCTCAATCAATGCCACGAGTGTTTTCGCTCCTTGGCGTCGGAATAATTTAG